Below is a genomic region from Pseudanabaena sp. BC1403.
TATTTTGGTGGGCAATTGGCTATGAGTTACATCACGTTGCTCTCAACCCAGAACTAAGTTTTTTTAAAGTGTTGATTTGCAACACTTTAAAAAAACTTGGTTCTGGGGCTTTTGATCTTAAATTGCTGTAATTGCTGTGTATAGTAATGCGATCATAATCTTGAGGCTACAAGATTTATATAAGCTATCAATTTGAGGTGTGTAGGGTGAAGCAAAATTTTAACTGTCTGATCAAGACAAGTATCAAAATCATCATGGTCTCGCTACCTAGCTTACTGCTTAGTTGCATCGGATTGCCTAGCTATGCCCAACAAGCCCCCTCATCTTCCCCGTTAACCCGACCACCAGAATCCCTATCCCCAAGGTTGCCAGTTAAACCTCAAGTTCCGATTCTCAATCTTTCCCAATCAAACCCTTCTACCAGCTCACCAGATCAACCATTACGAGTACCTCAAAATGGAACCTTAATTCCAGTCAAGCGAATTGATATTTTAGGAAGTTCAATTCTCACATCAGGGGAAATAGAAACACTGGTATTGCCCCTCCAAAATAAATCGGTTACGCTCAGCCAGTTGCAACAAATTGCCGATAAAATCACTCAAATCTATCAAGATCGCAATTATATTACTTCTCGTGCGATCCTTGCACCGCAAGATATTAAAGATGGTGTGGTCACAATTCAAGTCAGAGAAGGATCTTTAGAGCGAGTTGATGTCAAGCGATCGGGAGATGTCGTCGGCAGATTAAATGATAGCTATATCCGCGATCGCATTTTGCAAGCAGGATCAACACCTCTTAACTTTACGAGCTTAGAAGATGCTCTTCAGTTATTGCGCTCTGATCCTTTAATTGGGGATATTAGAGCTAATTTAACGACAGGTAGCCAACAAAATCAGAGCATTTTGCAAATCACGCTTAGCGAAGCAAAGTCTCTGAGCATCCGTCCATTTTTTGATAACTATGGCAACACTTCTACTGGGATCTATCGGGTTGGGGTAAATCTACAAGAACTTAACACCACAGGTATTGGGGACTCACTTTTTGCAGGATATACTCGTTCTGGCAGCTCCGATGTTTATCAACTCAATTATCAATACCCGATTAATCCCCAAGCTGGAACCATAAGCTTTAACTTTTCCGCAGGTCAAAACCCGATTACTGAGAAGCCCTTCGATAGCTTAAATATTCTCACAGATTCGCAAACCTATGAATTAGCATACCGTCAACCTTTATTGCGATCGCCACGTGAAGAGTTTACCCTTGGAGCCAGTATCGCTTTTGAGAATAGTGGCTCTTATTTTGGTAATCGATCGTTTAATTTTCAAAATTTTAAGTTTGATGATGGGCGATCGCAGTCAAGAGTTTTACGATTTAGTCAAGATTATTTAAACCGCGATCCAGATGGTGCTTGGGTATTGCGCTCTACTCTAAATCTGGGTCTAAATATTCTTGGAGCAACGATTCGCAATGATGGTTCGCCTGATGGTAGATTTTTCTATTGGATTGGACAGGTGCTGAGAGTTCAACGTCTTGGTAATGATAAAGATACCTTGGCGTTCTTTCGACTCAATATGCAGTTTTCAAGAGATCAGTTACTGTCTCTTAATCGGTTTAGTATTGGCGGTCCTCAATCTATTCGTGGCTATCGCCAAAATCAACTGGCGGGTGATAGCGGGATTCAGGCTTCGGTAGAGTTTCAATTCCCTGTGGCGCGAGATGAAGAAGGATCAGCCATTGTCAAACTATTACCTTTTGTGGAAGCTGGCACAATTTGGAATTCTTCAGGTATAAATTCGACAACTCAGTCATTGTTTGGTCTGGGCTTAGGCGCGACCTATCAACCACTACGCAATCTAACCCTGCGTCTTGACTATGGTATTCCTCTAGTAAATGTCTCTAACTCTGGCAATAATTTACAGGATTCAGGACTTTATTTCTCAGTAAATGCAAATTTTTAAACAAAAAGAAGGACAGCGCGAAGCGCTGTCCTTCTTTTTGTTTAAATTGGCGTGATGCTTAGAACAAGCCTAAAGTCAAAGACTTGTCAATTGGCATTGTTGAACCAATTCCTAGCCAAAGAGTAACAGCTGTCCCAAACAAGAAAACAGCCATCGCTACAGGACGACGGAAAGGATTTTGGAACTTGTTTACATTCTCAATGAAAGGAATGAGAATCAAGCCAACAGGAATCAAACTTTGGAGCAGTACTCCTAATAACTTATTAGGAACAATCCGCAAAATTTGGAATGCAGGATATAAGAACCACTCAGGCAAAATTTCCAAAGGAGTTGCAAAAGGGTTTGCAGGTTCGCCGACCATAGTGGGGTCAAGCACAGCCAAACCAGTGATCAATGCGATCGTGCCAGTAATTACAACTGGGAACATGTACAACAGGTCGTTTGGCCAAGCTGGTTCGCCATAGTAGTTGTGACCCATGTTCTTTTCCAACTTTGCACGCAAAATTGGATCATTTAAATCGGGGAGCTTCTCAGTCTTTGCCATTTTATTGCTCGATATTATTGCGTTATGATTTTCTAAAATTATCTAATAGGAAAATTCAATAAGTGTTTCTAGGATAAGAAACCTTACAAAGGACCAGAAATACCTTGCTTACGGATCATCAAGAAGTGAGCCAACATGAATACCGCAATCAACCAAGGCAATACAAAGGTATGCAAGCTGTAGAAGCGGGTAAGAGTCGGTTGACCAACGCTTTGACCACCGCGCAATAGTTCAACTAACGTTCCGCCAACAACAGGAATTGCATCAGGTACGCCAGATACGATCTTTACTGCCCAGTATCCTACTTGATCCCAAGGTAAGGAGTAGCCTGTTACACCAAAGGTAACAGTAATTACAGCAAGGATTACACCAGTAATCCATGTCAATTCGCGGGGTTTTTTGAAACCGCCAGTTAGATACACGCGGAAAACGTGCAAGATCATCATCAAAACCATCATGCTTGCTGACCAACGGTGGACTGAGCGGATCAGCCAACCAAAGTTAACATCTGTCATGATGTAGCGTACTGAGTCAAATGCTTCGGTTACAGATGGCTTGTAATAAAAGGTCATCGCGAAACCTGTCGCGAACTGAATCAGGAAGCAGGTGAGGGTGATGCCACCGAGACAGTAAAAAATATTGACGTGAGGGGGAACGTACTTACTAGTAACGTCCTCAGCGAGCGCCCCGACTTCAAGGCGATCGTTAAACCAATCGTAAACTTTACTCATGTAATTGAAAAACCCAAGATTGCTGAACTATTTAACAATTTTTTGATAGCTGTAATATATTTTAATGCTTTTGACAGATGTAAGCAAACTCAAACATAGTTTTTTAACAGGTTTTTAAAAATATACATAACAATTATGAACGATTTACCTGATAAATCTACCGACAAGGATAGCGATCGCGATCGCCCTGAAAGCAATAGTGTCTCGATCCGCGAGATGAATATCGATGATATTGCCCCGATTTTTCACTTGGGTGAGCAATTATTTACCAGCGATCTCTATCCATATCTCTACCGCACATGGGACGAGTGGGAGGTGATCGGTATGTATAATACCGATTCTGAATATTGCTTAGTAGCCGAAGTCGATGATCAACTAGCAGGATTTATTCTCGGCACAATCATTATTAAAGCTTCATGGAAATATGGATATATTACTTGGCTAGGTATTAGCCCAAGTTTTCAGCGTCGGGGTATTGCCGATCGCCTAGTCGATAAAATCGTTGAGCGGATGATTGAGGACAATGTAAGGTTTATGCTCGTTGATACCGATCCCGCAAATACGCCAGCAATTAATTTCTTTACCCGCAAAGGTTTTGGAAATGCCAGAGAACATGTTTTCTTATCCCTAAATCTGGCTAAACATGAATATTACGGTAGACTAATCAATTACGAACGAGATAAAGCCGATCGCAATCGTCCTCGCTTACGGCGGCGCACTTAGAGACGGCTAAGCAATACACAATCCAAATCAAAATCATTGCGACGGACTTTGCCCGCCGCAATGATTTTGATTTGGATTATTCTATTAGAATGTCATTTGTAAAGACATTTACCTTGCTATAGGCATGGCACGGTAACAGCAATTCTCATTATGAGACCCATTTTGATAATGAGAATTGTCAGCACGGTAAATATCTTTAAAGAGTTGTGACGATTTTTGATAGACTAGGAAAAGTGTTTGAAGGCAATTGACAATAAATCTTCCAAACTACATCTAAAAAACTACTCACCCAATCTTTTGTCTCGGAGATAACCACACTATGGCTCGGATGTACTACGACACGGACGCAAATCTTGAATTTCTAGCAGGTAAGACAGTTGCAATTATCGGCTATGGTTCTCAGGGTCACGCCCATGCCCTTAACCTAAAAGAAAGCGGCGTGGATGTCATCGTGGGGTTATATCAAGGCAGTCCTTCATGGCAAAAAGCAGAATCTGAAGGTCTAACAGTTAAGACTGTTGCAGACGCATCGGCTGCTGCTGACCTAATTATGATTTTATTGCCTGACGAAACTCAAAAAGCAATCTATGCTAACGAAATTGCTCCAAACCTCAAAGCTGGTAATACCCTAGCCTTTGCCCATGGTTTTAACATTCACTTCGGGCAAGTTGTGCCTCCTGTGGATGTCGATGTGATCATGGTTGCTCCTAAAGGCCCTGGACACTTGGTGCGTCGCACATATACCCAAGGTCAAGGAGTTCCTGCTTTGTTTGCTGTGTATCAGGATGCCACAGGACAAGCACGCGATCGCGCGATGGCATATGCCAAGGGTATCGGCGGTACACGCGGCGGTGTTCTCGAAACGACTTTCCGTGAAGAGACTGAAACCGATCTATTCGGCGAACAAGCTGTACTTTGCGGTGGCTTGTGCGCGCTGATCAAGGCTGGTTTTGAAACCCTTGTAGAAGCTGGCTATCAGCCCGAACTCGCCTACTTCGAGTGCCTACATGAAGTGAAGCTGATTGTGGACTTGGTGGTTGAAGGCGGTATGTCGAATATGCGTTACAGCATCTCTAATACGGCTGAATATGGTGATTACACTCGTGGTCCTCGCGTGGTTAATGAGCAGACTAAGGTCGAAATGAAGAAAATTCTTTCGGAAATTCAATCTGGTCAATTTGCTCGTGAGTTTGTCCTCGAAAATCAAGCTGGCAAACCTGGTTTCACCGCGATGCGTCGCCAAGAAGCAGAGCACCAGATTGAGTCAGTTGGCAAAGATCTCCGAGCAATGTTTAGCTGGTTGAAGAAGATCTAAGCAAACAGCTCAAGATTCGCTCAAATATTGCTGAATATTAAGATAAAAAAGCGGCGCGAAGCGCCGCTTTTTTAGTTGTTTGTTACCGCAGGAGCTGGCGTATTATTGGGGGAATTTGGCTGTTTTTTGATTTGCGTATAAGCCTCAATCGTTTGCACTGCCAGAGGGGCTGCAACTGCACTACCACCACCCCCACCTGCATTCTCTGCAAATACAGTTACGACAATTTCAGGTTTTTCATAGGGTGCATATACTGTAAACCATGCATGATTAAGACGAGGAGGATCTTGGGCAGTGCCAGACTTACCTGCCATCGCTATTTCCGATGAATTTAGCGATGCGGCAGTACCGAACTCAAATACAGATCTTAAAGCCTTTTGCAATGCTGCCAAATTTGATGGCGCTATATTCAGAGATTGTCGCCATTCCCTTGCATCATTATCGTCCAAGAGCAAATGGGGTCTAATTTTAAATCCACCATTAGCAACAGCAGCAGTCATCATCGAAACTTGCACAAGATTAGCCTGCACATCACCCTGTCCAATCGACATATTCAGAGTATTACCGACATACCAAGGTTCGCCAATTACCCGCTTTTTCCACTCTTCGTCTGGAACTGTACCTTTGGTTTCTTCCTCTTTTATTTCAATGCCTGAATATTCACCGTAACCAAATTTATGCGACCATGCGGCAAGATCTTTCTCACCCACGCGCATACCTACCTGTCCAAAGAAAGTGTTGCTGCTATATGCCATCGCCTCATAAAAACCAATTGTGCCAAACCCTGCTTTGTTGTGATCCCAAAACTGAAAACCACCGATATCAAGATATGGGTAGGTCGCAAGGACATCATTTATGCCAAATTTGTTGGTTTCTAAACCTGCGGCCATCGTCACAACCTTAAAAGTACTAGCAGGGGGGTATACCTGTAAAACCCTATTGACAAAGGGATGGTCTTTTTCTTGCAGTCGTTTCCATGTTGCGTCAGAAATCTTGCCCGAAAATAGATTTGGATCAAAGGCGGGATGACTAACCATGGCGAGTATTTCCCCATTATTAGGATTCATCGCGATAATCCCGCCTTGCTGCTCGCCTAAAATCTTTTCTACTGCTTTTTCTAAATCTGCGTCAAGTGTCATTTTGACGGCGTTACCCGCTTTAGGTGGTTTCTGACCTAAAATTCGCAGCACCTTACCAAAAGCATCGACTTCTACCTGTTGTCCGCCCCATTCGCCACGCAGCTGATTTTCAAAGGCATATTCTACTCCTGCTTTACCAATCACATCCCCAGGTCGATAACCTTTTTCGCGTAATTTGGGTAACTCTTCGGCAGTTAGTTCTCCTGTATAGCCCAGCACATGAGCTGCAACATCACCATTGGGGTAATAGCGCACTGCTTCAGCCTCAACCTTTACCCCCGGTAATTCAAGGCTATGCTCGGAGAGAACAGTTACGAGCTTGGGACTAATCGACGCAGAAATTCGGACTAGGTTCGGTGAGTTATAGCCTTCCTGTTCAAGCTTATCTGTAATCGTCTGTGCTGAAACGCCAATTAACCCAGCTAAACGATTAATAATTGGTTGCCATTTGTCTTTAGATTGAGCGATCGGCCATAGGTAAACTACATGCGCTAAGCGGCTTGAAGCGAGAATATTACCTTTGCGATCAAATAGTCTTCCCCTCTCTGGCGGTTTAGCAATTAATCTAATCCGATTATTTTCCGCAAGTTGTTGATTGCGATCGCCTTCAATCAGCTGCAAGTAAAATAATCGTCCGCCTAAAACCCCGATTAGCACTAATACACTTAACAAAAATAAAATAGCCGCCCGCATCCCTTTTCCCATCGTGCGCGTATTTTCGGTGGGATTAAAAGGAGAAATTTGTCGTTGCGTAAAAGTCATATTGCTTAGGAAAGATTTTAAGAAAGATTTTTTCGCTAGAATATAGAGATATAGATCTATTGTATGGCGATCGTGAATTTAATTAATTCCATTGCATGTTTAGTGAATATTTTTGCTGTTCACAAAGCACAAAATCAAGCTACAGAAGTCTTTCAGAGGAGTTAAAAGTCAGTGATTGTGACACCTGTGCGTCCTGTAGGACGAAAGTGGAGAAATCTCAGTTTTACTTCAACTCTCTATCTTGCTCCAGTCTTAGACCTGTTGCTTGACGAAGTCCCGTCAGAATGGCAGCCAGAATTACGATTGGGTTTGCAAGAAGCATTAGTTAATGCAGTAAAGCATGGTAATTCGCTCGATCCATGCAAGCAAATCACTGTTAAATTTTCAATAGTTTCGCAAGCCTATTGGTGGGTGATCACTGATCAGGGTAACGATCTGCAATCCTCTGGCGGTTCAAAAGATGATCCCACACCATGTCATGATTTGGAATGTGGTAGAGGCTTTTATATATTACGCAAGATTTTTGAACATGTGCATTGGGATATTTGCACACATCGTTTGACTTTGTGTAAGCGTATTGATCGATTAAGTAAGCCAATGATTTTTTGAATTATATCGATAAATAGGGAAAGCAACCCATAGAGCAGTCTTCTCTCTATAATTTTTCATTTTTACCTACTGTATAAAAAACATCAGAATTTGTTTTCCTAGAGACAAAATCGTATATTTAATAACATAAAGTTTAAGATAAGGTTATGCAGATCTTAATAACTTCTTTGCTAGGGCGAAATTAAACATATGACTCCGATGACATTATTAGCCGAAGCTCCAGTAGAACGTCTAGGTCATCCGATTGATGATCAAATAGATTGCGCAACCGTGTGGGAATGTAATGCGGTAGTGGATGCATGGATTCCAGACTGGCTGAGAATTAGTTGGGAGAAATCGCAAAGGGGGGAAAGTTTAGATGATGAAGATGTTGTTGGTCGAGCATTAGATTTTGCCTATAGACTCCATGATGGTCAATGCCGTGCATCGGGAGAGCCTTACATATTACATCCGATCTCAGTTGCCGCAATTCTGAAGGATTTAGGTGGCAGCAATGCGATGATCGCCGCAGGATTTTTGCATGATGTGGTTGAAGATACTGAGGTGTCTTGTGATCAGATCGAAGAAATGTTTGGGAAAGAAGTACGACAACTGGTTGAAGGGGTCACCAAGTTATCGAAACTGAGTTTTGAGAGTAAAACTGAAAGCCAAGCCGAAAATTTTCGTCGCATGTTTCTGGCGATGGCTCAAGATATTCGTGTGATTATCGTAAAACTTGCCGATCGCTTGCACAATATGCGAACTCTTGAGCATTTGCGCCCTGAGAAACAAGTATTAATTTCTAGAGAAACGAGAGAGATTTTTGCACCTTTGGCTAACCGTCTGGGGTTAGGGCAAATTAAATGGGAATTGGAAGATATTGCTTTTAAATATATTGAGCCAGAGCAGTATCAAACGATGGTGTCTCTGGTTGCCGAGACCCATGAGGATCGACAAGAGCAGTTAACAGAAGTGACGAGGGTGTTAGCCGATCGCATAGAGTCAATGGAAATTGATGATTTTGAAATTAGCGGTAGACCTAAGCATCTGTACGGCATCTATCGCAAAATGGAACGCCAAAAGAAACAATACAATGAGATTTACGACATTCAAGCGGTTAGAGTAATCGTCAATACCAAAGAAGAATGCTATCGAGTTCTTGCCGTTGTCCATGATCATTTCTGTCCGATTCCTGGTCGTTTTAAAGATTACATTGGGTTACCTAAACCAAACCGTTATCAGTCGTTGCATACGGCGGTAATTGGACCAAAAGGTCAACCTGTTGAGGTTCAAATTCGCACATGGGAAATGCATCATATTGCTGATTATGGAATTGCCGCCCATTGGAAATACAAAGAGAGCAATTCGACTAGCAAACCGCTTAAGGGGGATGATCAAAAATTTACTTGGTTGCGTCAGTTGGTCGAATGGCAGCGTGAACTGAAAGATCCCCAAGAATATCTTGATAGTGTTAAGGAAGATTTATTTGATAGCGAAGTTTATGTCTTTAGTCCTAAGGGGGACGTGTATTGCTTGCCACGAGGCTCGACACCTGTAGACTTTGCCTATCGCGTGCATACGGAAGTTGGCAATCATTGCTCTGGCGCATTGGTAAATAATGTGATGGTTCCTTTGCAACGTCCGCTTAAACATGGCGATATTGTCACGATTCTTACTCAAAACAATGCTCATCCAAGTACCGATTGGATTAATTTTGTTGCTACTAATTCGGCAAAAAGCAGAATTCGGCAATGGTTTAAGCGATCGCGCCGTGATGAAAATCTTGCATTAGGTCGCAGTGCCTTAGAACGAGAATTGGGCAAAAATGGTTTAGAAGCTTTGCTCAAATCTGATCAGATGCAAAAGCTAGCTGAGCGCTGTAATTATCACAATGTTGAGGATCTAATTGCAGGTATTGGCTACGGTGAAACTTCAGTTAATTCTGTAGTTAACAAACTGCGTGAGAATCAACACAATGATCGATATTTAAATCCTCAAAAGTATGAGGCACGCCATGAACCTGCTCATAGTAATAACTCCAAGTCACCAATTTTGGGGCTGGAGGGGATGGTTTACTCGATCGCAGGTTGTTGCGCTCCGTTGCCTGGGGAAACAATTACAGGAGTGGTTGCGTTAGGTAGCAATCGTGGCATCACAATTCACCGTCATGATTGCAATAATTTGGCAAATATTCCTAGCGATCGCTTGTTACACGTAGGTTGGAATCAGAATAAAGAGTCTGATCATGTCCAAACCTATCCCATTGATATTCGGGTGGAAACAATTGATCGTGTAGGTGTACTGCGAGATATTTTGACGCGCTTATCGGATAACAAAATTAATGTCCGTAAGGCAAATGTGCAAACCAAAAAAGGTAAGGCAGCAATTATTGATTTGAGTATCGATATTAGCGATCGCCACCAATTTGATCGGGTTTGTAATCAAATCAATAAAATGTGTGACACCCTGTCAGTTTCGCGACTTGTTGCTGAATAAGGGCTTAGCAGGAACCAATTCTTTGCAGCGCGGCTTTGCCTCGCCACAAAGAATTGGTTCTTTATTAAATTATGGAAGGATCAAAAATTATGAACTTTCAAACTATCGATCTCAGTTCTGTGATTACCCTGACTCGCGAAGATTTCGTCAAGCTCTGCGCAGCAAATCCTGATATGAAACTAGAGCGTACAGCTAAAGGAGAATTAATCGTTATGTCCCCAACAGGTGGAGAAACTGGCAGTTTTAATTTTGATCTTAATGGTGAACTTTACCTATGGAATCGGGAGTTTAAATCAGGTAAAGCTTTTGATTCATCGACAGGGTTTAGTTTGCC
It encodes:
- the petD gene encoding cytochrome b6-f complex subunit IV, encoding MAKTEKLPDLNDPILRAKLEKNMGHNYYGEPAWPNDLLYMFPVVITGTIALITGLAVLDPTMVGEPANPFATPLEILPEWFLYPAFQILRIVPNKLLGVLLQSLIPVGLILIPFIENVNKFQNPFRRPVAMAVFLFGTAVTLWLGIGSTMPIDKSLTLGLF
- a CDS encoding ShlB/FhaC/HecB family hemolysin secretion/activation protein, with amino-acid sequence MKQNFNCLIKTSIKIIMVSLPSLLLSCIGLPSYAQQAPSSSPLTRPPESLSPRLPVKPQVPILNLSQSNPSTSSPDQPLRVPQNGTLIPVKRIDILGSSILTSGEIETLVLPLQNKSVTLSQLQQIADKITQIYQDRNYITSRAILAPQDIKDGVVTIQVREGSLERVDVKRSGDVVGRLNDSYIRDRILQAGSTPLNFTSLEDALQLLRSDPLIGDIRANLTTGSQQNQSILQITLSEAKSLSIRPFFDNYGNTSTGIYRVGVNLQELNTTGIGDSLFAGYTRSGSSDVYQLNYQYPINPQAGTISFNFSAGQNPITEKPFDSLNILTDSQTYELAYRQPLLRSPREEFTLGASIAFENSGSYFGNRSFNFQNFKFDDGRSQSRVLRFSQDYLNRDPDGAWVLRSTLNLGLNILGATIRNDGSPDGRFFYWIGQVLRVQRLGNDKDTLAFFRLNMQFSRDQLLSLNRFSIGGPQSIRGYRQNQLAGDSGIQASVEFQFPVARDEEGSAIVKLLPFVEAGTIWNSSGINSTTQSLFGLGLGATYQPLRNLTLRLDYGIPLVNVSNSGNNLQDSGLYFSVNANF
- the ilvC gene encoding ketol-acid reductoisomerase, which gives rise to MARMYYDTDANLEFLAGKTVAIIGYGSQGHAHALNLKESGVDVIVGLYQGSPSWQKAESEGLTVKTVADASAAADLIMILLPDETQKAIYANEIAPNLKAGNTLAFAHGFNIHFGQVVPPVDVDVIMVAPKGPGHLVRRTYTQGQGVPALFAVYQDATGQARDRAMAYAKGIGGTRGGVLETTFREETETDLFGEQAVLCGGLCALIKAGFETLVEAGYQPELAYFECLHEVKLIVDLVVEGGMSNMRYSISNTAEYGDYTRGPRVVNEQTKVEMKKILSEIQSGQFAREFVLENQAGKPGFTAMRRQEAEHQIESVGKDLRAMFSWLKKI
- a CDS encoding GNAT family N-acetyltransferase → MNIDDIAPIFHLGEQLFTSDLYPYLYRTWDEWEVIGMYNTDSEYCLVAEVDDQLAGFILGTIIIKASWKYGYITWLGISPSFQRRGIADRLVDKIVERMIEDNVRFMLVDTDPANTPAINFFTRKGFGNAREHVFLSLNLAKHEYYGRLINYERDKADRNRPRLRRRT
- the mrdA gene encoding penicillin-binding protein 2 translates to MTFTQRQISPFNPTENTRTMGKGMRAAILFLLSVLVLIGVLGGRLFYLQLIEGDRNQQLAENNRIRLIAKPPERGRLFDRKGNILASSRLAHVVYLWPIAQSKDKWQPIINRLAGLIGVSAQTITDKLEQEGYNSPNLVRISASISPKLVTVLSEHSLELPGVKVEAEAVRYYPNGDVAAHVLGYTGELTAEELPKLREKGYRPGDVIGKAGVEYAFENQLRGEWGGQQVEVDAFGKVLRILGQKPPKAGNAVKMTLDADLEKAVEKILGEQQGGIIAMNPNNGEILAMVSHPAFDPNLFSGKISDATWKRLQEKDHPFVNRVLQVYPPASTFKVVTMAAGLETNKFGINDVLATYPYLDIGGFQFWDHNKAGFGTIGFYEAMAYSSNTFFGQVGMRVGEKDLAAWSHKFGYGEYSGIEIKEEETKGTVPDEEWKKRVIGEPWYVGNTLNMSIGQGDVQANLVQVSMMTAAVANGGFKIRPHLLLDDNDAREWRQSLNIAPSNLAALQKALRSVFEFGTAASLNSSEIAMAGKSGTAQDPPRLNHAWFTVYAPYEKPEIVVTVFAENAGGGGGSAVAAPLAVQTIEAYTQIKKQPNSPNNTPAPAVTNN
- the petB gene encoding cytochrome b6; the protein is MSKVYDWFNDRLEVGALAEDVTSKYVPPHVNIFYCLGGITLTCFLIQFATGFAMTFYYKPSVTEAFDSVRYIMTDVNFGWLIRSVHRWSASMMVLMMILHVFRVYLTGGFKKPRELTWITGVILAVITVTFGVTGYSLPWDQVGYWAVKIVSGVPDAIPVVGGTLVELLRGGQSVGQPTLTRFYSLHTFVLPWLIAVFMLAHFLMIRKQGISGPL
- a CDS encoding ATP-binding protein, translating into MIVTPVRPVGRKWRNLSFTSTLYLAPVLDLLLDEVPSEWQPELRLGLQEALVNAVKHGNSLDPCKQITVKFSIVSQAYWWVITDQGNDLQSSGGSKDDPTPCHDLECGRGFYILRKIFEHVHWDICTHRLTLCKRIDRLSKPMIF
- a CDS encoding bifunctional (p)ppGpp synthetase/guanosine-3',5'-bis(diphosphate) 3'-pyrophosphohydrolase, with the protein product MTPMTLLAEAPVERLGHPIDDQIDCATVWECNAVVDAWIPDWLRISWEKSQRGESLDDEDVVGRALDFAYRLHDGQCRASGEPYILHPISVAAILKDLGGSNAMIAAGFLHDVVEDTEVSCDQIEEMFGKEVRQLVEGVTKLSKLSFESKTESQAENFRRMFLAMAQDIRVIIVKLADRLHNMRTLEHLRPEKQVLISRETREIFAPLANRLGLGQIKWELEDIAFKYIEPEQYQTMVSLVAETHEDRQEQLTEVTRVLADRIESMEIDDFEISGRPKHLYGIYRKMERQKKQYNEIYDIQAVRVIVNTKEECYRVLAVVHDHFCPIPGRFKDYIGLPKPNRYQSLHTAVIGPKGQPVEVQIRTWEMHHIADYGIAAHWKYKESNSTSKPLKGDDQKFTWLRQLVEWQRELKDPQEYLDSVKEDLFDSEVYVFSPKGDVYCLPRGSTPVDFAYRVHTEVGNHCSGALVNNVMVPLQRPLKHGDIVTILTQNNAHPSTDWINFVATNSAKSRIRQWFKRSRRDENLALGRSALERELGKNGLEALLKSDQMQKLAERCNYHNVEDLIAGIGYGETSVNSVVNKLRENQHNDRYLNPQKYEARHEPAHSNNSKSPILGLEGMVYSIAGCCAPLPGETITGVVALGSNRGITIHRHDCNNLANIPSDRLLHVGWNQNKESDHVQTYPIDIRVETIDRVGVLRDILTRLSDNKINVRKANVQTKKGKAAIIDLSIDISDRHQFDRVCNQINKMCDTLSVSRLVAE